One Aedes aegypti strain LVP_AGWG unplaced genomic scaffold, AaegL5.0 Primary Assembly AGWG_AaegL5_hic_scaff_2261_PBJ_arrow, whole genome shotgun sequence genomic window carries:
- the LOC110680975 gene encoding histone H3, with protein MARTKQTARKSTGGKAPRKQLATKAARKSAPATGGVKKPHRYRPGTVALREIRRYQKSTELLIRKLPFQRLVREIAQDFKTDLRFQSSAVMALQEASEAYLVGLFEDTNLCAIHAKRVTIMPKDIQLARRIRGERA; from the coding sequence ATGGCCCGTACCAAGCAGACTGCTCGTAAGTCTACTGGAGGAAAAGCTCCTCGCAAGCAGCTGGCTACCAAAGccgctcgcaagagcgccccagccaccggaggtGTCAAGAAGCCTCACCGTTATCGGCCAGGAACCGTTGCTCTGCGTGAAATCCGTCGCTACCAAAAGTCGACTGAGCTGCTGATCCGCAAGCTGCCATTCCAGCGTCTGGTTCGTGAGATCGcccaggacttcaagaccgatctgcgcttccagagctcggctgtcatggccctgcaggaagcgagcgaggcctatctggtcggtcttttcgaagataccaacctttgcgccatccacgccaagcgtgtcaccattatgcccaaggacatccagctggctcgccgtatccgtggagaacgcgcttaa
- the LOC110680976 gene encoding histone H2A: protein MSGRGKGGKVKGKAKSRSNRAGLQFPVGRIHRLLRKGNYAERVGAGAPVYLAAVMEYLAAEVLELAGNAARDNKKTRIIPRHLQLAIRNDEELNKLLSGVTIAQGGVLPNIQAVLLPKKTEKKA from the coding sequence ATGTCTGGCCGCGGCAAAGGAGGCAAAGTTAAGGGAAAGGCAAAGTCCCGTTCCAACCGCGCTGGATTGCAGTTCCCAGTCGGTCGTATTCACCGTCTGCTCCGGAAGGGCAACTATGCCGAGCGTGTCGGTGCCGGCGCTCCAGTCTACTTGGCTGCCGTTATGGAATATCTGGCCGCTGAAGTGCTCGAATTGGCAGGAAACGCTGCCCGTGACAACAAGAAGACCAGAATCATTCCCCGTCATCTGCAGTTGGCCATCCGCAACGACGAAGAATTGAACAAGCTGCTGTCCGGTGTTACCATCGCCCAAGGTGGTGTTCTGCCCAACATTCAGGCTGTCTTGCTGCCGAAGAAAACCGAAAAGAAGGCATAA
- the LOC110680974 gene encoding histone H2B-like, with product MDEVANEAKGRNSAHHSTARWHRNQRKGREESGKAQKNIVKGDKKKKKQRRKESYAIYIYKVLKQVHPDTGVSSKAMSIMNSFVNDIFERIAAEASRLAHYNKRSTITSREIQTAVRLLLPGELAKHAVSEGTKAVTKYTSSK from the exons ATGGATGAAGTAGCAAACGAAGCGAAGGGGCGGAACAGCGCTCACCATTCTACGG CACGATGGCACCGAAACCAGCGGAAAGGCCGCGAAGAATCCGGCAAGGCCCAGAAGAACATTGTCAAGGgcgataagaagaagaagaagcagcgcAGGAAGGAAAGCTACGCCATCTACATCTACAAGGTGTTGAAGCAAGTTCACCCCGACACTGGCGTTTCGTCGAAAGCCATGAGCATCATGAACAGCTTCGTCAACGACATCTTTGAGCGTATTGCCGCCGAAGCCTCCCGCCTGGCCCACTACAACAAGCGTTCGACGATCACATCCCGCGAAATCCAAACCGCCGTCCGGCTTCTGCTCCCGGGAGAGTTGGCCAAGCACGCCGTTTCGGAAGGCACCAAGGCCGTCACCAAGTACACCAGC